Proteins co-encoded in one Daphnia carinata strain CSIRO-1 chromosome 3, CSIRO_AGI_Dcar_HiC_V3, whole genome shotgun sequence genomic window:
- the LOC130685322 gene encoding hemicentin-2-like isoform X5: MASGASIIQLLFVVLSIQTIICHGAELALAGNAPTVLEDLSGLAGQEVSVPCSVDVATCGDFHSVKWYRESQRVFVYSELANLERSEGSLTNRARFVLSSNETQAGLKISSLQLADEGLYRCEITYLEINEGCPVVQYVNLTVLAAPDYVEILLEDGKTSAAIRNVSRIGPFNEGTIVTLLCRSGGGRPVPRIEWWNGSHVMEADEVVATQEDNGAVTGINRLQVALSRQDLDAQWQCRVRSPALSSPLVANLRIDVHVKPTNVTLTGLDTAVTEGTAVVVYCVADGARPAAAITWYNDSSPLQKSAVETTQLQPEDEAEVEEQSDGTFSTRSRLIFTLNRHDHRRYITCRAGNTVTDDLQHKPVQVSQLLRVEYAPTVAVSPENVTVNETMDVLIFCTYDANPVTLTSVQWFKDDVEIIIDGPHKYEGATVDQPALLLKKATRDDAGAYTCRLTNAIGTGQSENVAFISVQYPAEVRLVMEPELPVNELERPNITLNCQVSSGYPPVLLGVRWYLDGELLKELPDCPLNETITSFSMYDEDLCDVDPSKLLLEYVGRSFQGNYSCEGMNAAGWGPPSEVETLVIYYPPGNTTLTYEPEVVVKDGPMTLTCGVSDVGQPAVTQYRWTRNGHVIPEISDAQWNVSQVTLNYQANYSCTPVNEAGEGETATIEVEVYAAPTFIERLPPTSGALSDSADSAKLSCRVECYPLCQIDWFRNGVPIRESPMYTVVDSFVPENIKFNQHQSVKSSLSFNMRMWSQAKLDPIADTANYTCTSTDNVVGDGVSSTTLFTVEYAPTAAIIDNPSIEVEEGSIVGQLECSASAYPLANYYWQYNHQIIGNGPRLTLDYGLSRDKTGEYSCVAHNQHGNSSAKAFINVVFKPECSITLREMEGKTRLICEVQANPKLVDFMWMLNNATLTTDIVHMGLQSVLTIDGPAPTNGIYYCHANNSVGFGTPCEISVEGGLLAKLGDENIIIIAVIAAAIVVILVVCIVLLVICRRKRTEDKYNPAATMEQRENPEGGSLMTLQSGTAIQQVHQHKWPLRPGVQVHVNDTNSLTLAASGSVLLSPVDQTQDEALSSNSKRPRSDSSGSQADQFGADKAVDRQAVEPNIPYYETLRDQKPPLSGNRDSGGESQATDSGSESTRSVICIKGPCRPKTLIPVTSNHLSDTEGCRENPAASKSESGTSTRKRKKPEANSLSTSTTAVAATGPSTKNGNDNLPENSKAFYENLPFHGLQTAPNKEFVSRPSSQMSHTPSSGYGSARSTNRTISEAINSKDNQTTTVSDQQGRSRNCHLNSLRKPKVADVSSRFRSLRVPRAGPPPTPAGYDSAGFACQKPKPAGIVSVPLKTGVTHEQNWQPEHEQQLSIPVPAPRFHTLKRHPYQNIPTPLKNVQIQNQEHHDKSDQFMQLEPGVIYFADAVVFFKHEPVDELNQEHKHD, from the exons CTGCTCCCGATTACGTCGAGATTTTGCTGGAGGACGGAAAAACATCAGCAGCAATTAGAAATGTATCGCGGATCGGCCCGTTCAACGAAGGTACAATCGTCACCTTATTATGTCGATCTGGAGGCGGCAGACCCGTCCCTCGCATTGAATGGTGGAACGGATCGCACGTCATGGAAG CAGATGAAGTTGTGGCCACGCAGGAAGACAACGGCGCAGTAACTGGTATCAATCGGCTTCAGGTAGCATTATCACGTCAAGACTTGGATGCACAATGGCAGTGTCGTGTCCGTAGCCCAGCCCTAAGTTCACCGTTAGTCGCCAATTTGCGCATCGATGTACATG TGAAACCCACTAACGTGACACTCACCGGACTGGATACGGCGGTTACGGAAGGAACTGCCGTTGTCGTTTATTGCGTGGCTGATGGCGCACGGCCAGCTGCTGCCATCACCTGGTACAACGATTCATCGCCACTGCAGAAGAGCGCGGTCGAGACAACGCAACTACAG CCGGAAGACGAAGCGGAAGTCGAGGAGCAA TCGGATGGCACTTTCAGCACGCGGAGCCGACTCATTTTCACGCTGAATCGACACGACCATCGACGTTATATCACCTGCCGTGCCGGTAACACGGTCACTGACGATTTGCAGCATAAACCGGTCCAGGTGTCACAGCTCCTCAGAGTCGAAT ATGCCCCTACGGTAGCCGTTTCACCCGAAAACGTCACCGTCAACGAGACAATGGACGTGCTCATTTTTTGCACTTACGATGCCAATCCGGTCACCTTGACGTCCGTCCAGTGGTTTAAGGACGATGTGGAAATCATCATCGATGGCCCACATAAGTACGAAGGTGCCACCGTTGACCAGCCGGCTCTCCTCCTCAAGAAAGCGACGAGAGACGATGCCGGAGCTTATACATGTCGCCTTACCAACGCCATAGGCACAGGCCAGTCGGAAAACGTCGCCTTCATATCCGTCCAGT atcCAGCGGAAGTGCGTTTGGTCATGGAACCTGAGCTGCCAGTCAACGAACTGGAACGTCCCAATATCACTCTCAACTGCCAG GTGAGCAGTGGTTACCCACCCGTGCTGTTAGGAGTCCGCTGGTATCTAGATGGCGAGCTCCTCAAAGAGTTGCCTGATTGTCCGCTCAATGAAACCATTACCTCATTTTCGATGTACGACGAAGATTTGTGTGACGTAGACCCGAGCAAATTACTTCTCGAATATGTTGGTCGCTCATTCCAAGGGAATTACTCTTGCGAAGGCATGAACGCCGCCGGATGGGGACCACCTTCCGAAGTCGAAACTCTTGTCATTTACT ACCCACCGGGCAATACCACACTGACCTACGAGCCGGAGGTGGTAGTAAAAGATGGTCCTATGACTTTGACTTGTGGGGTTTCGGATGTCGGCCAGCCTGCTGTTACACAATACCGATGGACACGCAATGGCCACGTCATTCCAGAGATTAGTGACGCCCAATGGAATGTGAGCCAAGTGACCCTTAACTATCAAGCTAACTACTCATGCACGCCAGTCAATGAGGCAGGTGAAGGAGAAACGGCTACTATTGAAGTTGAGGTCTATG CTGCACCGACGTTCATTGAACGCCTGCCACCAACTTCCGGTGCTCTCTCAGACTCTGCCGACTCGGCCAAATTATCCTGCCGTGTTGAGTGTTATCCACTCTGCCAAATCGATTGGTTCCGTAATGGAGTACCCATCCGAGAATCACCCATGTACACGGTCGTCGATAGCTTCGTGCCAGAAAACATCAAG TTTAACCAACACCAGTCGGTGAAATCGAGTTTATCTTTCAACATGCGGATGTGGAGTCAGGCAAAATTAGACCCGATAGCCGACACGGCGAATTATACGTGCACGTCAACAGACAACGTGGTAGGCGATGGCGTCTCCAGCACCACCCTATTTACCGTTGAAT ATGCACCCACCGCGGCGATTATTGATAACCCTTCGATCGAAGTGGAGGAAGGTTCGATCGTCGGCCAGTTGGAGTGTTCAGCGTCGGCCTATCCGCTGGCCAATTACTATTGGCAGTACAACCACCAGATCATCGGCAATGGACCTCGTCTGACACTCGATTACGGTCTGAGCCGCGATAAGACGGGCGAGTACTCGTGCGTGGCCCACAATCAGCACGGCAACAGCAGCGCCAAAGCCTTCATCAATGTCGTTT TTAAACCAGAATGTTCCATCACACTGCGTGAGATGGAAGGAAAAACGCGGTTAATTTGTGAAGTCCAAGCCAATCCTAAGCTGGTCGATTTCATGTGGATGCTGAACAATGCCACGTTGACTACTGACATTGTGCACATGGGTTTGCAAAGTGTTCTGACAATTGACGGACCGGCTCCCACCAACGGAATTTACTATTGCCATGCCAACAACTCCGTCGGATTCGGGACCCCTTGCGAAATTAGCGTTGAAG GTGGATTGCTGGCGAAGCTGGGCGACGAAAACATAATCATCATCGCCGTCATCGCAGCGGCCATCGTCGTCATCCTCGTCGTCTGTATTGTGTTACTCGTCATTTGCCGGAGGAAGCGAACCGAAGATAAAT ATAACCCTGCCGCTACCATGGAACAACGTGAAAA TCCGGAGGGAGGATCACTTATGACTCTGCAATCGGGAACAGCAATCCAACAAGTTCACCAACATAAATGGCCACTACGACCCGGTGTCCAGGTCCACGTCAACGACACGAACAGCCTTACATTGGCTGCTTCCGGCTCTGTCCTTCTTTCGCCTGTTGACCAAACACAAGACGAAGCGCTAAGTTCCAATTCGAAGCGACCCCGTTCCGATTCCTCTGGTTCGCAAGCAGACCAATTTGGTGCAGACAAAGCAGTTGACCGCCAAGCAGTAGAGCCGAACATTCCGTATTACGAGACGTTGCGGGATCAAAAACCACCATTGAGTGGAAACCGCGATTCAGGAGGCGAGTCCCAAGCAACGGATTCCGGCAGTGAGAGTACTCGTTCTGTTATCTGTATTAAAGGACCTTGTCGTCCTAAAACTCTAATCCCCGTCACATCTAATCACCTAAGCGACACTGAAGGGTGTCGGGAGAATCCAGCAG CTTCCAAGTCAGAGAGCGGCACTTCTActagaaagaggaaaaaaccAGAAGCCAATTCACTATCTACATCCACTACAG ctgTAGCGGCAACGGGACCCTCCACCAAAAACGGCAATGACAATCTCCCAGAAAATAGTAAAGCTTTCTACGAGAATCTTCCCTTCCACGGGCTTCAAACCGCCCCAAATAAG GAGTTTGTCAGTCGCCCTTCCAGTCAAATGAGTCATACTCCTTCTTCTGGTTACGGATCGGCACGGAGCACTAATCGAACCATTTCCGAAGCCATTAACTCCAAAGACAACCAAACGACTACCGTCTCTGACCAGCAGGGCCGTAGTCGTAACTGTCATCTAAACTCGCTTCGTAAACCTAAAGTAGCTGATGTTAGCTCCCGTTTTCGCTCTCTCCGGGTGCCACGTGCCGGTCCACCACCTACGCCTGCTGGATATGACTCAGCTGGTTTTGCATGCCAAAAACCCAAGCCTGCGGGAATTGTTTCCGTACCACTCAAAACCGGTGTGACTCACGAACAAAACTGGCAACCGGAGCACGAACAGCAACTATCCATTCCCGTGCCTGCGCCCCGCTTTCACACGCTTAAACGCCACCCCTACCAGAACATTCCGACTCCGTTGAAGAATGTGCAGATACAAAATCAAGAACACCATGATAAATCTGACCAGTTCATGCAg CTGGAGCCAGGTGTCATTTATTTTGCCGATGCAGTAGTCTTTTTTAAAC ATGAACCCGTTGATGAGCTCAACCAAGAGCACAAGCATGATTGA